Below is a genomic region from Mycolicibacter hiberniae.
CCATGCGCTGTGGCGCCTGAGCACCCAACAGGGCGACATCAGCGCCCGCTTTGTCATCAACGCGTCCGGGGCGCTGACAACACCCAAGATGCCCGACATCGAGGGCATCGAACTCTTCGCCGGATCGGTCATGCACAGCGCCCGCTGGGATGACTCGGTCGACTTCTCCGACGCCCGGGTCGGGATCATCGGAACGGGGGCCTCCGCCGTCCAAATCATTCCGGCCATTGCCCCGCGAACCCGGCACCTGACGGTATTCCAGCGCACCCCGATCTGGTGCATGCCGAAACTCGACCTCAAGATTCCCGGTGCCGTGCAGACCCTGATCGGCAGAATTCCCGCCCTGGAACTTGCGCTACGGGTCGCCAGTGAGGCGTTTGTCGAGATCACCTTCCCCATCGTGGCCCACTATCACAAGTTTTTCCCGGTCGGAAAGCTCGCGCAGCAGCAGGCGAAGCTCTATCTGTACAGCCAGGTGAAGGATCCCGCGCTGCGCGAAAAGCTGCTGCCCACCTACACGCTGGGCTGCAAACGCCCGAGTTTCCACAACAGCTACTACGCGGCCTACAACAGAGCGAACGTGCACCTGGAGACCAACGCCATCTCCCGCATCGATGAGCGCGGTGTCGTCACGGCCGACGGTGCGACCCACGAACTGGATGTCCTCATCCTGGCCACCGGTTTCAAAATCGCGGACCCCGATGCGAATCCGACCTACGAGCTGATCGGCAACTCCGGACAACGGTTGGCCGACTGGTGGGATGCGAACAGGCTGCAGGCCTACGAGGGAGTCAGCGTTCCCGGTTTCCCCAACCACTTCTCCGTATACGGGCCCTACGGCTATAACGGCTCCTCGTATTTCAACCTCATCGAAACGCAGGCCGGGCATATCGTGCGCTGCTTGAACCACGCGCGAGCCACCGCCAGCACGCTCGTCGAGATCAAACCCGAGGCCAATTCCCGCTTTTTCGAAGCCATGCTGTCTCGCCGTTACCGTCAGATCTTTTGGCAGAAGGGCTGCTGCTCCTCGAACAGCTACTACTTCGACAAGCACGGCGATGTCCCCATCCGGCCCACCACGACGTGGAATACCGCCCGCCGCGCCAAGCGTTTCCCGCTGGACGACTACCGGTTCACCACCGCTCACGCGTCCGGCAATGACCGGGCGGCCAGCCCGGACACCGCCGCTGCCGGGTCCGCCCGGCAAGGCTGACCGCCCTAGACTCTCCGACATCGACAAACCCGAGACAGGCTGGATACACCGTGAGAGCAGTTGTTTGCCACGACGGCACTTTGTCGGTTTCCGAACTTCCCACACCGCGTCCAGGCCGCGGTCAAGTCCGCCTGAAGGTGCTTCGGTGCGGCATCTGCGGTTCTGACCTGCACGCACGCCACCACAGCGACGATCTGGCCGACGTGGCCGCCGACATGGGATACCTGGAGGCGATGCGATCGACCGACTGCACCGTGTTCGGGCACGAGTTCTGCGGCGAGATCCTCGAATACGGTCCACGGTGCAAGAAGCGGGCTCCGATCGGAAGCCGCGTCGTGGCTTTTCCGTTGCGGCGCGCGGGCGAGGGCATACATCCGATCGGGCTTTCGGCGTCTGCGCCGGGCGGCTACGCCGAGGAACTGCTCGTCGAAGAATCCTTGATGGTGCCCGTCCCCGACGAACTCAGCACCGACATCGCCGCGCTGACCGAGCCCATGGCGGTCGGACTGCACACCGTGCGGCGGTCAAAGATCCGGCGAGGCCAGATCGCCGTCGTCATCGGCGCGGGCCCCATCGGGCTCGCGGTCGTGCTCATGCTCAAGGCGCGGGGTGTTCGCACGGTGATCGCCAGCGACTACAGCGCGGCACGACGCGCGTTGGCCAAGAAATGCGGGGCCGACATCGTCGTCGATCCGGCGACCGAATCTCCCATCGACTACGTCGAGAAACGGCCCGGGTACTTCACCAGCTCAGTAGCCGCGATGCGCCTGCTGCTACGCGCCACCGAAGCGGCGAACACCCTGCCGATCCCGCTGTGGCAGACCTGGAGGGCGCTCGAATCTGTGGGGGTTGGCCCCAAAGCCCCGGTGATCTTCGAATGCGTCGGCGTCCCTGGAGTCCTGAATTCGGTGATCACCTCCGCGCCGATCATGTCGCGCATCATCGTCGCCGGGGTGTGCATGGGCGAGGACCGGCTGCGGCTCGCGATGGCGATCAACAAAGAACTCGACATCCGTTTCGTCCTGGGATACACCCCGATTGAGTTCCGCCAGACCGTCAGAATGCTCGCCAAGAAGAAGATAGACCCGACACCGCTGATCACCGCCACCGTCTCACTGGCCGGGGTCGACGGGGCGTTCGAGGCGCTGGCCAGTCCCGACGACCACGCGAAGATTCTCATCGACCCTACTGTGTAGCGAGGCCCCCGGGTCGGGATCGGGCGCAGCGGTTATGCCCCGACTCGGGTGACCGTGACGTTGATGGTGGTGGCTCCGGGGTCGGAGGCGATGACCAGCACGGTGGCGTTGGGCGCCGAGATCACGTGGCCGCCGGTGACACTCACGTCGTAGCCGTTCGGGTAGATGACGGCCGGCACAGCGATGTTGGTCTGCGCACCGGCGGCGAAGACGCCCTGGCCGTCGGCCATCTGCGTGGAGTAGCTGAGCTGGAACGTGCCGTTGTCGAACGACCAGTTGTTCGGAATACCCGCGACCGCCTGCGGGTAGGGCTCGGCGAGCACCTCCAGCTTCGCGGCGTCGATATTGTCGCCGGTCGGCGGCAGGCTGGTGTTGTACACCAACGACGCCGCACGGGCTGGGACGGGGATGTCCATATTGTTGTTCTGGCCGGTGTAGGTCCACGTCGCCCAGCCGTACCGGTGCCCGACGGCGGCATCTGTAAATGCGGTGTGTACGCCAGGAATGTTGCTGTTGCCGAACCCACCGATGTGGGCCGGGATGTCGTGCTCGTCGGCGTACCGCGCGGCGGTGGCGAGTGCCATATCGGCGAAGACGTCGCAGAACAGGTTGATACCCAACAGGTCTGAAGTCGGGCAGAAGTTCTGGAACGAGTAGATGGCCTTGTCGTCGTCGATCGCGCCCAGCTGGGTGGGGACGCCCAGATTGAACAGCACGTTGGGCTGCACGAACACCGGGGTGTCCGGATCCACCGAGCGGATCGCCGCGATCGCTTGGTTGTAGAACGGAGTCAGTTGCTGCGAGTCGAAGTAGGGGTTGCCCAACAGAGTCGAGAGCCAGTGCGATCCTGAGTGCGGTTCGGCGATCACCCCGAAGGCGGCCACGCCCGGGTTGTCTTTGAAGTAGTGCGCCACCACCTGCAGCATCTGCGCGTAGTGATTCTCCAGCCCGATACCGTCCGGCGCCTTGGCGTTGTTCCAGAACGCATCCCAGGCGTGGTTCCCAGCGGGGTTGACGAAGTAGTTCCAGGGGAAGCCGAAGTCGGGGTTGGGCAGCCCGCCGGTCTGCACCGCCCACTCCGGCGCCCCCACCCCGCCGAACGCGGTGCCGTAGAGGTCCTGGTGCATGTAGATGTTGCTGGTGACGCCGTGATTGGCCAGCGTCTGCACGGTCTGGGCAACCGAGGCCAGATAGTCATAGTCGTAGACCCCGGGCTGCGGCTCGACCGCAGACCAGATCAGGCCCAGCTGAATATTGTTGAAGCCGTTGGTGGCCAGGAACGCCGCATCGTCGTCGCCGAATCCGTCGGCTGACAACTCGTAGGGCGCCACCTTGTTCACGTGGTCGAAGCCGTGCAGGATCACCACGCGACCGTCACTGTCGATCAGCCAGGAACCGGCCGTCGAGTACCCACCGGTCCCGCCCCCGCTCAGCGCAACACCGGTACCGAACTGGCCGACGTCACCATGGGATCCGAACATGAACAGGCTGCCGTCGCCGCCGGTACCGCCCAGTGCAGGCAACCGGGTGGCAACCCCACCCACACCACTGTTACCGGCATCGCCACCGTCACCACCGCTGCCGAACAGGCCGATAGCACTACCGCCGTCACCACCGTGCCCGCCGTCGACGCCATCACCACCGGCACCGCCGGCACCACCGATGCCGAACACCCAGCCACCGGCACCACCGGAGCCACCGATCCCGCCGATCTCTCCATCACCACCGGCACCACCGGCACCACCGATGCCCAGCAACCAACCACCGGCGCCACCAGCGCCTCCGGCGGCGCCCTCGCCCCCGGCCCCGCCGGCACCACCGTTGCCGAACCACCCCGCCGCGCCACCGGCGCCACCGGCCACACTGTCGACAGTGCTGGAATAACCGGCACCACCATCACCGAACAACCACCCACCGGCACCACCATCAGGATTCTCCGCAGTGCCGTCCGCGCCGTCGCCAATCGCATACGAACCCAACAGCTGGTTGACCCAACCGCCGACCTGAAGACCCAGATCGCTGTTGATGAAGTTGTCGACGCCGGTGTGGATCGGGGTGTAGAACCACTCATCGAACAACGCGGTCAAACCCACCGGCGACGCCAACGCCGCCAGCGGCTCGCCCACGCCGTCCAAATTGGCCCACGCGGCATCCCAATGCGCCGGGTCCAAAAACGTCTCCCACGCCGCCGAATCCAACAACGCACCCCAGTCGACGCCGCTGGTCGCCGCGTCCACAAACGGCGAGAACAACTCATCGAACACATCATCAAGATCCGCCCGCGCCGGCACCGCGGGAAGCAGCACCGCAATACCCACTCCGGTGCAGGCCGCGGCGGCGAGCCGCGCCTGGCCGTTGGTCCTCGTGCCGGGCCGCGCGCCCATGAAACCTCCTGCGAAAACAGCGAATCGGGTCTGGCGCAGCGGTTATGCCCCGACCCGGGTGACCGTGACGTTGATGGTGGTGGCTCCGGGGTCGGAGGCGATGACCAGCACGGTGGCGTTGGGCGCCGAGACCACTTGGCCGCCGGTGACATTGACCTCATAGCCGTTCGGGTAGATGACCGGCGGCACCGAGATGTTGGTCTGCGCACCGGCGGCGAAGACGCCCTGACCGTCGGCCATCTGCGTGGAGTAGCTGAGCTGGAACGTGCCGTTGTCGAACGACCACGCGTTGGGAATGCCCGACACCGCCTGCGGATACGGCTCGGCGAGCACCTCCAGCTTCGCGGCATCGACATTGTCGCCTGTCGGCGGCAGGTTGGTGTCATAGACCAGCGACTCGGCCTCGCGAGACGTGGCGGTGGTGGTGATGTCGTTCATACCGGTGTAGACCCACGTCGCCCAGCCGTATTGGTGCCGGGCGGCCGCATCCACTACCGCGGTGTGGGCGCCGAGAACGTTGCTGGCCCCGAAGCCGCCGATGTGTGCCGGGATGTTGTGCGCGTCTGGGTAAGTCGCCGCGTTATCGATCGCGATATCGGCGAACAGGTTGCAGAAGAAGTCGACGCCGAACAGGTCGACCGACGGGCAGAAGTGCTGGAACGAGTAGATGACCTTCTCGTCGTTCACCGTGCCCAATTGGGTCTGGACGCCCAAATTGAAGAGCACATTCGGCTGTACGAACACCGGTGTGTAAGGGTCGACCGACCGGATCGCCGCGACCGATTGGTTGTAGAAGGGGGTTAGCTGCTGAGAGTCGAAGTACGGGCTGCCCAACAGGCTGGAGAGCCATTGCGATCCGGAGTGCGGTTCGGCCACGATACCGAAGGCGGCCACGCCGGGGTTGTCCTTGAAGTAGTTGGCCACGACCTGCAGCATCTGCGCGTGGTGGGTCTCCAGTCCGACCCCGTCGGGCGCCTTGGCGTTGCCCCAGAACGCATCCCATGCGTGGTTCTGCGCCGGGTTGACGAAGTAACTCCAGGGGAAGCCGATGTCGATGTTAGGCAGTCCGCCGGTCTGTACCGCCCACTCCGGCGCCCCTTCGCCCCCGAACGGGGTGCTGTAGAGGTCCTGGTGCATGTAGATGTTGCTGGAAATGCCGTGCGCGGACAGCGTCTGTACCGTCTGGGCGACCGAGGCCAGATAGTCATAATCGAAGACCCCGGGCTCGGGTTCCACCGCGGCCCAGATCAGGCCCAGCTGAACGTTGTTGAAGCCGTTGGCGGCCAGGAATTCCGCGTCGTCGGCGCCGAACCCGTCGACCGACAGCTCATAGGGCGCCACCTTGTTCACGTGGTCCAAACCGTGCAGGATCACCACGCGACCGTCGGCGTCGATCAGCCAGGAACCCGCTGTCGAGAATCCGCCGGTGCCACCGCTCAGTGGAACACCGGTACCGAACTGGCCGACATCGCCGTGGGTTCCGAGCAACAGCAGGCTACCGTTGCCGCCGGTGCCGCCCAGGGCGGGCAACCGGGTGGCAACGCCACCGACGCCGCTGTTGCCGGCATCACCACCATCACCACCACTGCCGAACAGGCCGATAGCACTACCGCCGTCACCACCGTGCCCACCGTCGACGCCATCACCACCGGAACCACCGGCACCACCGATGCCGAACAGCCAACCCCCGGCACCACCTTCACCGCCGACGCCACCCAGCTCGCCATCACCGCCGGCACCACCGGCACCACCGACACCCAGCAGCCAGCCACCGGCGCCACCCGCGCCACCGGCGCCACCCGCGCCTCCGGCCCCACCGGCGCCACCGTCGCCGAACCACCCCGCCGCACCGCCGGCACCGCCGGCCACACCCTCGGCAGTGCTGGAATAACCGGCACCACCATCACCGAACAACCACCCACCTGCACCGCCGTCAGGGTTGTCGACGGTACCGTCCGCGCCGTCCCCGATCGCATATGAACCCAACAGCTGGTTGACCAGCCCACCGACCTGCAGACCCAGATCGCTGTTGATGAAGTTGTCGACGCCGGTGTGGATCGGGGTGTAGAACCACTCATCGAACAACGTGGTCAAACCGACCGGCGACGCCAACGCCGCCAACGGCTCACCCACACCATCCAGATTGGCCCACGCGGCTTCCCAATGCGCCGAATCGAAGAACGTCTCCCACGCCGCCGAATCCGACAACGCATCCCAGTCAACGGTGCTCGACGCCGCATCCACAAACGGCGAGAACAGCTGATCGAACACGTCCTCGAGGTCTGCGTGCGCTGCAGGCGCGGTGGCCAGCGGGAGCATACCGAAGCTCAGGAACGCCCCAATCGCGACATTGGCACCGAGCACCCGCTTGCGGGTGTCTCGCGCGATTCCGCGCGAACGGTGCGTGACGGAGGGCTGCGTGTCGGCGCTGCTTCCGGCGCCCCAGAAGGCGTTCTCACCAGTGGTCATCGTGTCCCCGCTCTTCCCGATCCGAGAAAGCTGACGGGTTCGCGTCAGCAGGCCCTCACCCAACCAACGAACTGCAACATCATGTCGCACTTCGATTTGGAGGCTGCCACACTTCGATGACGCTGTCAATAAGCTGAGAGTAGGCTAATTCGATCCGGGTGGCGGGCCCTCAGCCAGCAAGTTGACGAAACCGGCCTCGTCCAAGACCGGCACCCCGAGTTCGACGGCCTTGTCGTACTTCGAGCCCGGTGCATCACCCGCCACCAGGTAAGCGGTCTTCTTCGACACCGAACCGGCCGCGCGGCCCCCGCGGGCGATGATCGCCTCCTTGGCCTGGTCACGGGAGAACCCGGCCAGCGAGCCCGTCACCACGATGCTCACACCCTCCAGGGTGCGCGCAATGCTCTCGTCGCGTTCGTCGGCCATCCGCACCCCGGCCGCCCGCCACTTGTCGACGATCGCGCGATGCCAGTCGACGTCGAACCATTCCGTGACGGCGGCTGCGATGGTGGGTCCCACTCCCTCGACGGCGGCCAACTGATCGGTAGAGGCCGCGGTGATCGCGTCCAGGCTGCCGAACTCGGTGGCCAGGGCCCGGGCCGCGGTCGGCCCGACGTGCCGAATCGACAACGCCACCAACACCCGCCACAGGGGCTGGGATTTGGCCTTGTCCAGGTTGGCCAGCAGCTGCCGGCCGTTCTTGGACAGTGCCCCCCCTTTGGTGGTGAACAATGCGGTACGCAGCAGGTCGTCTTCGGTGAGGGTGAACAGATCGCCCTCGTCGGTGATGACACCGGCGCTCAACAACGCGGTCGCCGCTTCATACCCCAAGGCCTCGATGTCAAAAGCTCCGCGGCCGGCAACGTGGAAGACCCGCTCGCGCAACTGCGCCGGGCAGGACCGGGCATTGGGACAGCGGATGTCGACGTCGGCTTCCTTCGCCGGCGCCAGCAGCGTTCCGCATTCTGGGCAGTGGGTCGGCATCACGAACTCCCGCTCGGCGCCGTCGCGCAGCTCGACCACGGGTCCCAGCACCTCGGGAATCACGTCACCGGCCTTGCGGATCACCACCGTGTCGCCGATCAGCACACCCTTGCGCTTGACTTCCGAGGCGTTGTGCAAGGTGGCAAGGCTGACGGTGGAGCCGGCGACCTTGACCGGGGTCATGTAGGCGAACGGGGTGACCCGCCCGGTGCGCCCGACACTCACCCGAATGTCGACCAGCGTGGTCTGCGCCTCCTCGGGCGGGTATTTGTAGGCGACCGCCCAGCGCGGCACCCGGGAGGTGGCGCCGAGACGGCGCTGCAGTGCCCGGTCGTCCACTTTGACCACCACACCGTCGATTTCGTGTTCGACGTCGTGACGATGTTCGCCCCAGTAGCCGATGCGCTCGGCCACCGCATCCATACCCTCGACGCGGGCGGTGTGCGGGGAGACCGGCAGACCCCAGGCCCGCATCGCGGTGTAGGCGGCGTGCAGGGTCTCGGGGTTGAACCCCTCCGCGTAGCCGAGGCCGTGGCAGACCATCCGCAGGTTGCGCCGGGCGGTGACCGCCGGGTTCTTCTGCCGCAGTGATCCGGCCGCGCTGTTACGTGGGTTGGCGAACGGCGCCTTGCCCTCGGCGACGAGCCCGGCGTTGAGAGTCTCGAAGTCCTCGAGCCGGAAGTACACCTCGCCCCGTACCTCCAGCACGGCCGGAATGGGGAATTCCGGACTGTCGGTGAGGAATTCGGGGATGTCGGCGATGGTGCGCGCGTTCAGCGTCACGTCCTCACCGACCCTGCCGTCGCCACGGGTGGCCCCGCTGCTCAACCGACCGTTGCGGTAGACCAACCCGAGGGCCACGCCGTCGACCTTGAGCTCGCACAGATACGTGGTGTCGCCGCCGATCTCGGCGGTGACCCGTGCCGCCCAGGCGGTCAGCTCGTCGGGCGAGAACACGTCCTCCAGGGACAGCATCCGCTCCAAGTGCTCGGCGGGCGCAAAATCCGTGGTGAAACCCGCGCCGCCGACCAGCTGGGTCGGCGAGTCGGCGGTGCGCAGCTCCGGGTAGGCATCCTCCAGCGCGAGCAGTCGGTTGAACAGCTCGTCGAAGGCCGCGTCGGTGATGATCGGCGCGTCCTTGACGTAGTAGCGGAACTGGTGTTCGCGCACCTCTTCAGCCAGGTCGTGCCACTGCCGCCGGAGTTCCGGGGTCACGCTGTCGGCCTGTGGACTCACCACCGCAGGTTATCTGCTGGCTACCCTGGCGGCATGCCACACCCGATCATGTTCGCCGACGATGACCCCGGCCTGGCAGAGCTGCGCGGCATCGCGCTGGGCTTTCCCGAAGCGTTCGAGAAGGTCTCCTGGGGCCGCCCGGTGTTCTGCGCGCCCAAGATGTTCGCGATCTACGGGGGCTCCAGCAAGACCACCGGCACGGTCCTGGCTTATCCGCACGCGCTGCTGGTCAAGATCGACGAGTCGGAGCGGCGGGCGCTGGAGCAGGACGGGCGGTTCTTCTTTCCGATGTACCTGGGTCCGTTCGGCTGGCTGGGACTGGATCTCGACGCCGCCGCGGTGGATTGGGACGAAGTCCGCGAACTGGTCGACGCCTCGTTTCGGCTGACCGCGCCGCAACGATTGATCCGGTGTCTGGACGTGCCCTGACCGCGGCATGCGCCCAGCCGTTCGGGCCGGACGTTGCTACAGAGCCTCCGGGTCGTCGTGCAGCGCCTCGCCCGCCTTGCGCACCAGCCCGACCGCGGTGCGCGCCCACGCCGCGCTGGCGCCGGCCAGACCGCAGACCGGGCTGATCCCGACCCGCTCGGCCAGTATCGAGCGGCCGAATCCGACCCGGTCGGTGATCGCGGCCACCGCCGACGCCAGTTCCTCCACGGCGGGCAGTCGCGCCGGGGCGAGCCCGGGCACCATCCCCATGACCACCGTGCGGCCGGAGTCGATGAATGCGCCGATCTGGTCGTAGTCACCGGATTCCAGTGCTGTGCAGTCCAGCGCCAGCGCCGTAATCGCGCTGCGCTGCAACACATTCCATGCAAGATCGGATGCGCAACTGTGCACCAGCACCTCCGCTTTCAGGGCTTCTGCGCAGCCGTCGAGCAGCGCGGTGGCCACCGCTTCCTCGATGGCGGGCACCGAGCTCAGCGCGGTGACCCCGGCCAGCCGGCCGGCGACCGCTGCGGACAGGGAAGGCTCATCGAGCTGGACGAATACCTCGGTGTCGAGCCGGCGGACCAGCTCTGCCCGGTGCACCGCCAGACCCTCGGCCAGCGATGCGGCCAAGTCCCGCACCGCGCCGGGATCGGTGACCGCGCGGTGCCCGTTGGCCAGCTCCAGCTGCGCCGCCAGGGTCAGGGGACCCGCTGCCTGGACCTTGACGGGGTGCCCGCTGCCGCGCAGCCCGGCGAGCTCCCAGGCCTCTTCGAGGGCGTCGATGTCCTCTCCCAGCAGGCTCACCGCACGCCGGCTCGCCGCGCCGGGGCGCGCCACCAGCCGATAGCCGCGGGGCGCGGTGTCCAAAGCGATGTCGATCAG
It encodes:
- a CDS encoding MmcQ/YjbR family DNA-binding protein, with the translated sequence MPHPIMFADDDPGLAELRGIALGFPEAFEKVSWGRPVFCAPKMFAIYGGSSKTTGTVLAYPHALLVKIDESERRALEQDGRFFFPMYLGPFGWLGLDLDAAAVDWDEVRELVDASFRLTAPQRLIRCLDVP
- a CDS encoding uroporphyrinogen decarboxylase/cobalamine-independent methonine synthase family protein, which produces MSAFATGTGLGSWPGTSARAAAEVVVGELGGGLAHLVELPERGVGADLIGRTGALLIDIALDTAPRGYRLVARPGAASRRAVSLLGEDIDALEEAWELAGLRGSGHPVKVQAAGPLTLAAQLELANGHRAVTDPGAVRDLAASLAEGLAVHRAELVRRLDTEVFVQLDEPSLSAAVAGRLAGVTALSSVPAIEEAVATALLDGCAEALKAEVLVHSCASDLAWNVLQRSAITALALDCTALESGDYDQIGAFIDSGRTVVMGMVPGLAPARLPAVEELASAVAAITDRVGFGRSILAERVGISPVCGLAGASAAWARTAVGLVRKAGEALHDDPEAL
- a CDS encoding flavin-containing monooxygenase; translated protein: MATSDHALSAPGNEADGAGPEQRGIPDHEIVIVGAGFSGIGSAIKLVEAGFNDFVILDDGDGVGGTWHWNRYPGVAVDIPSYSYQFSFEKRATWSRTYANGAELADYASHCVDKYGLRGRLRLNTNVQSARFDEAHALWRLSTQQGDISARFVINASGALTTPKMPDIEGIELFAGSVMHSARWDDSVDFSDARVGIIGTGASAVQIIPAIAPRTRHLTVFQRTPIWCMPKLDLKIPGAVQTLIGRIPALELALRVASEAFVEITFPIVAHYHKFFPVGKLAQQQAKLYLYSQVKDPALREKLLPTYTLGCKRPSFHNSYYAAYNRANVHLETNAISRIDERGVVTADGATHELDVLILATGFKIADPDANPTYELIGNSGQRLADWWDANRLQAYEGVSVPGFPNHFSVYGPYGYNGSSYFNLIETQAGHIVRCLNHARATASTLVEIKPEANSRFFEAMLSRRYRQIFWQKGCCSSNSYYFDKHGDVPIRPTTTWNTARRAKRFPLDDYRFTTAHASGNDRAASPDTAAAGSARQG
- a CDS encoding PGRS repeat-containing protein, producing the protein MTTGENAFWGAGSSADTQPSVTHRSRGIARDTRKRVLGANVAIGAFLSFGMLPLATAPAAHADLEDVFDQLFSPFVDAASSTVDWDALSDSAAWETFFDSAHWEAAWANLDGVGEPLAALASPVGLTTLFDEWFYTPIHTGVDNFINSDLGLQVGGLVNQLLGSYAIGDGADGTVDNPDGGAGGWLFGDGGAGYSSTAEGVAGGAGGAAGWFGDGGAGGAGGAGGAGGAGGAGGWLLGVGGAGGAGGDGELGGVGGEGGAGGWLFGIGGAGGSGGDGVDGGHGGDGGSAIGLFGSGGDGGDAGNSGVGGVATRLPALGGTGGNGSLLLLGTHGDVGQFGTGVPLSGGTGGFSTAGSWLIDADGRVVILHGLDHVNKVAPYELSVDGFGADDAEFLAANGFNNVQLGLIWAAVEPEPGVFDYDYLASVAQTVQTLSAHGISSNIYMHQDLYSTPFGGEGAPEWAVQTGGLPNIDIGFPWSYFVNPAQNHAWDAFWGNAKAPDGVGLETHHAQMLQVVANYFKDNPGVAAFGIVAEPHSGSQWLSSLLGSPYFDSQQLTPFYNQSVAAIRSVDPYTPVFVQPNVLFNLGVQTQLGTVNDEKVIYSFQHFCPSVDLFGVDFFCNLFADIAIDNAATYPDAHNIPAHIGGFGASNVLGAHTAVVDAAARHQYGWATWVYTGMNDITTTATSREAESLVYDTNLPPTGDNVDAAKLEVLAEPYPQAVSGIPNAWSFDNGTFQLSYSTQMADGQGVFAAGAQTNISVPPVIYPNGYEVNVTGGQVVSAPNATVLVIASDPGATTINVTVTRVGA
- the ligA gene encoding NAD-dependent DNA ligase LigA — protein: MSPQADSVTPELRRQWHDLAEEVREHQFRYYVKDAPIITDAAFDELFNRLLALEDAYPELRTADSPTQLVGGAGFTTDFAPAEHLERMLSLEDVFSPDELTAWAARVTAEIGGDTTYLCELKVDGVALGLVYRNGRLSSGATRGDGRVGEDVTLNARTIADIPEFLTDSPEFPIPAVLEVRGEVYFRLEDFETLNAGLVAEGKAPFANPRNSAAGSLRQKNPAVTARRNLRMVCHGLGYAEGFNPETLHAAYTAMRAWGLPVSPHTARVEGMDAVAERIGYWGEHRHDVEHEIDGVVVKVDDRALQRRLGATSRVPRWAVAYKYPPEEAQTTLVDIRVSVGRTGRVTPFAYMTPVKVAGSTVSLATLHNASEVKRKGVLIGDTVVIRKAGDVIPEVLGPVVELRDGAEREFVMPTHCPECGTLLAPAKEADVDIRCPNARSCPAQLRERVFHVAGRGAFDIEALGYEAATALLSAGVITDEGDLFTLTEDDLLRTALFTTKGGALSKNGRQLLANLDKAKSQPLWRVLVALSIRHVGPTAARALATEFGSLDAITAASTDQLAAVEGVGPTIAAAVTEWFDVDWHRAIVDKWRAAGVRMADERDESIARTLEGVSIVVTGSLAGFSRDQAKEAIIARGGRAAGSVSKKTAYLVAGDAPGSKYDKAVELGVPVLDEAGFVNLLAEGPPPGSN
- a CDS encoding zinc-binding dehydrogenase; translation: MRAVVCHDGTLSVSELPTPRPGRGQVRLKVLRCGICGSDLHARHHSDDLADVAADMGYLEAMRSTDCTVFGHEFCGEILEYGPRCKKRAPIGSRVVAFPLRRAGEGIHPIGLSASAPGGYAEELLVEESLMVPVPDELSTDIAALTEPMAVGLHTVRRSKIRRGQIAVVIGAGPIGLAVVLMLKARGVRTVIASDYSAARRALAKKCGADIVVDPATESPIDYVEKRPGYFTSSVAAMRLLLRATEAANTLPIPLWQTWRALESVGVGPKAPVIFECVGVPGVLNSVITSAPIMSRIIVAGVCMGEDRLRLAMAINKELDIRFVLGYTPIEFRQTVRMLAKKKIDPTPLITATVSLAGVDGAFEALASPDDHAKILIDPTV
- a CDS encoding glycoside hydrolase family 5 protein; this translates as MGARPGTRTNGQARLAAAACTGVGIAVLLPAVPARADLDDVFDELFSPFVDAATSGVDWGALLDSAAWETFLDPAHWDAAWANLDGVGEPLAALASPVGLTALFDEWFYTPIHTGVDNFINSDLGLQVGGWVNQLLGSYAIGDGADGTAENPDGGAGGWLFGDGGAGYSSTVDSVAGGAGGAAGWFGNGGAGGAGGEGAAGGAGGAGGWLLGIGGAGGAGGDGEIGGIGGSGGAGGWVFGIGGAGGAGGDGVDGGHGGDGGSAIGLFGSGGDGGDAGNSGVGGVATRLPALGGTGGDGSLFMFGSHGDVGQFGTGVALSGGGTGGYSTAGSWLIDSDGRVVILHGFDHVNKVAPYELSADGFGDDDAAFLATNGFNNIQLGLIWSAVEPQPGVYDYDYLASVAQTVQTLANHGVTSNIYMHQDLYGTAFGGVGAPEWAVQTGGLPNPDFGFPWNYFVNPAGNHAWDAFWNNAKAPDGIGLENHYAQMLQVVAHYFKDNPGVAAFGVIAEPHSGSHWLSTLLGNPYFDSQQLTPFYNQAIAAIRSVDPDTPVFVQPNVLFNLGVPTQLGAIDDDKAIYSFQNFCPTSDLLGINLFCDVFADMALATAARYADEHDIPAHIGGFGNSNIPGVHTAFTDAAVGHRYGWATWTYTGQNNNMDIPVPARAASLVYNTSLPPTGDNIDAAKLEVLAEPYPQAVAGIPNNWSFDNGTFQLSYSTQMADGQGVFAAGAQTNIAVPAVIYPNGYDVSVTGGHVISAPNATVLVIASDPGATTINVTVTRVGA